A stretch of Triticum aestivum cultivar Chinese Spring chromosome 1D, IWGSC CS RefSeq v2.1, whole genome shotgun sequence DNA encodes these proteins:
- the LOC123180962 gene encoding 3-ketoacyl-CoA thiolase 2, peroxisomal isoform X2 has protein sequence MEKALDRQRILLRHLEPAAGASPTASAISASACAAGDSAAYHRGPCFADDVVIVAAYRTAICKAKRGSFKDTLPEDLLVPALVDKTKLNPSEVGDIVVGTVLAPGSQRAIECRMAALYAGFPDTVPLKTVNRQCSSGLQAVADVAAAIKAGMYDIGIAAGVESMTVNKVNLVEKANPKVELFAQARDCLLPMGLTSENVAQRFGITRMEQDQAAVESHRKAAAAVAAGKFKEEIVPVHTKIMDPKTGEEKEIVVSADDGIRSNTTLAVLSKLKPAFSKDGTTTAGNASQVSDGAGAVLLMRRDVATQKGLPILGIYRSFAAVGVDPAVMGVGPAVAIPAAVKAAGLQINDIDLFEINEAFASQYVYCSKKLDLDPAKVNVNGGAIALGHPLGATGARCVSTLLNEMKRRGKDCRFGVISMCIGSGMGAAAVFERGDAVDELTNARGGPSLNWLSKDTV, from the exons ATGGAGAAGGCGCTCGACAGGCAGAGGATCCTGCTGCGGCacctggagcccgcggccggcgcCAGCCCGACCGCCTCCGCCATCTCC GCCAGCGCGTGCGCCGCGGGGGACAGCGCCGCGTACCACCGGGGCCCCTGCTTCGCCGACGACGTCGTCATCGTCGC TGCCTATAGGACAGCAATCTGCAAGGCCAAGAGAGGTAGTTTCAAGGATACACTCCCTGAGGACCTCTTGGTACCG GCTTTGGTGGATAAAACAAAGCTAAATCCGAGCGAAGTTGGCGACATTGTTGTTGGTACTGTTTTAGCTCCTGGGTCCCAAAGGGCAATAGAATGCAGGATGGCCGCATTGTATGCGGGTTTCCCTG ACACGGTTCCTCTGAAGACTGTAAACCGACAGTGCTCTTCTGGGCTTCAGGCAGTCgcagatgttgctgctgctatTAAAGCAGGGATGTATGATATTG GTATTGCTGCTGGCGTAGAGTCAATGACAGTGAACAAAGTTAATCTTGTCGAGAAAGCGAATCCCAAA GTTGAGCTATTTGCTCAAGCACGCGATTGCCTTCTCCCAATGGGCCTTACCTCCGAGAATGTTGCACAGCGGTTTGGCATAACACGCATGGAGCAAGATCAAGCTGCT GTTGAGTCTCACAGGAAGGCAGCGGCGGCAGTTGCTGCTGGTAAATTTAAAGAAGAAATTGTTCCAGTTCATACAAAG ATCATGGATCCAAAAACTGGTGAAGAAAAGGAGATTGTGGTCTCAGCAGATGATGGAATCCGGTCGAATACCACACTGGCAGTCCTGTCAAAACTTAAACCAGCATTTTCCAAGGACGGGACAACTACTGCTG GAAATGCTAGCCAAGTAAGTGATGGAGCTGGAGCTGTCCTACTAATGAGGCGAGATGTTGCTACACAGAAGGGTCTTCCAATTCTTGGAATCTACAG GAGCTTTGCTGCAGTTGGAGTTGATCCAGCTGTGATGGGTGTTGGTCCTGCTGTTGCTATCCCAGCAGCAGTGAAGGCCGCGGGCCTTCAAATTAATGATATTGACCTTTTCGAGATTAATGAG GCTTTTGCATCTCAGTATGTGTACTGCTCAAAAAAGTTGGATCTCGATCCCGCAAAAGTCAATGTTAATGGAGGTGCAATTGCTCTTGGACATCCATTGGGTGCCACAG GTGCGCGCTGTGTCAGCACTCTTCTCAACGAGATGAAGCGCCGAGGCAAGGACTGCCGGTTTGGAGTGATTTCTATGTGCATAG GTTCCGGGATGGGTGCGGCCGCCGTTTTCGAGCGTGGAGATGCGGTGGATGAGCTGACGAATGCCCGAGGGGGGCCCTCGCTTAACTGGCTCTCCAAAGACACCGTGTAA
- the LOC123180962 gene encoding 3-ketoacyl-CoA thiolase 2, peroxisomal isoform X1 codes for MEKALDRQRILLRHLEPAAGASPTASAISASACAAGDSAAYHRGPCFADDVVIVAAYRTAICKAKRGSFKDTLPEDLLVPVFKALVDKTKLNPSEVGDIVVGTVLAPGSQRAIECRMAALYAGFPDTVPLKTVNRQCSSGLQAVADVAAAIKAGMYDIGIAAGVESMTVNKVNLVEKANPKVELFAQARDCLLPMGLTSENVAQRFGITRMEQDQAAVESHRKAAAAVAAGKFKEEIVPVHTKIMDPKTGEEKEIVVSADDGIRSNTTLAVLSKLKPAFSKDGTTTAGNASQVSDGAGAVLLMRRDVATQKGLPILGIYRSFAAVGVDPAVMGVGPAVAIPAAVKAAGLQINDIDLFEINEAFASQYVYCSKKLDLDPAKVNVNGGAIALGHPLGATGARCVSTLLNEMKRRGKDCRFGVISMCIGSGMGAAAVFERGDAVDELTNARGGPSLNWLSKDTV; via the exons ATGGAGAAGGCGCTCGACAGGCAGAGGATCCTGCTGCGGCacctggagcccgcggccggcgcCAGCCCGACCGCCTCCGCCATCTCC GCCAGCGCGTGCGCCGCGGGGGACAGCGCCGCGTACCACCGGGGCCCCTGCTTCGCCGACGACGTCGTCATCGTCGC TGCCTATAGGACAGCAATCTGCAAGGCCAAGAGAGGTAGTTTCAAGGATACACTCCCTGAGGACCTCTTGGTACCGGTATTCAAG GCTTTGGTGGATAAAACAAAGCTAAATCCGAGCGAAGTTGGCGACATTGTTGTTGGTACTGTTTTAGCTCCTGGGTCCCAAAGGGCAATAGAATGCAGGATGGCCGCATTGTATGCGGGTTTCCCTG ACACGGTTCCTCTGAAGACTGTAAACCGACAGTGCTCTTCTGGGCTTCAGGCAGTCgcagatgttgctgctgctatTAAAGCAGGGATGTATGATATTG GTATTGCTGCTGGCGTAGAGTCAATGACAGTGAACAAAGTTAATCTTGTCGAGAAAGCGAATCCCAAA GTTGAGCTATTTGCTCAAGCACGCGATTGCCTTCTCCCAATGGGCCTTACCTCCGAGAATGTTGCACAGCGGTTTGGCATAACACGCATGGAGCAAGATCAAGCTGCT GTTGAGTCTCACAGGAAGGCAGCGGCGGCAGTTGCTGCTGGTAAATTTAAAGAAGAAATTGTTCCAGTTCATACAAAG ATCATGGATCCAAAAACTGGTGAAGAAAAGGAGATTGTGGTCTCAGCAGATGATGGAATCCGGTCGAATACCACACTGGCAGTCCTGTCAAAACTTAAACCAGCATTTTCCAAGGACGGGACAACTACTGCTG GAAATGCTAGCCAAGTAAGTGATGGAGCTGGAGCTGTCCTACTAATGAGGCGAGATGTTGCTACACAGAAGGGTCTTCCAATTCTTGGAATCTACAG GAGCTTTGCTGCAGTTGGAGTTGATCCAGCTGTGATGGGTGTTGGTCCTGCTGTTGCTATCCCAGCAGCAGTGAAGGCCGCGGGCCTTCAAATTAATGATATTGACCTTTTCGAGATTAATGAG GCTTTTGCATCTCAGTATGTGTACTGCTCAAAAAAGTTGGATCTCGATCCCGCAAAAGTCAATGTTAATGGAGGTGCAATTGCTCTTGGACATCCATTGGGTGCCACAG GTGCGCGCTGTGTCAGCACTCTTCTCAACGAGATGAAGCGCCGAGGCAAGGACTGCCGGTTTGGAGTGATTTCTATGTGCATAG GTTCCGGGATGGGTGCGGCCGCCGTTTTCGAGCGTGGAGATGCGGTGGATGAGCTGACGAATGCCCGAGGGGGGCCCTCGCTTAACTGGCTCTCCAAAGACACCGTGTAA